In Prevotella sp. oral taxon 475, one DNA window encodes the following:
- a CDS encoding family 20 glycosylhydrolase, which yields MKKTLTLLLLSVVLVLPLALHAQTIIPQPDSISRSSGFFVLSKDTRIYTNLTGKEAQQLRNYVTETMQLHRFGPLKAGKSTVKNSIHLLVIRIKDLSVTQEQSYTLNITPNKITVIARTPQGLFYALQTIRQLTAEGRVACASVKDEPRFRYRGMMLDCSRHFFPVSFIKKQLDAMAYFKLNRFHWHLTDGGGWRLEIKKYPKLIEETAFRTQSDWTKWWRNRDRRYCHATDSGAYGGYYTQQEVRDIVRYAAERHITVIPEIEMPGHSNEVFVAYPELCCTGKPYSGPDFCAGNDSVFAFLEGVLTEVMQLFPSEYIHIGGDEAWQEAWKTCPKCQERMQKMGLKNTNELQADFVMRIERFLNAHGKKLLGWDEIMEGRLAPNAAVMSWRGEEAGLSAARDGHHVVMTPTTYCYLDYYQDVPFSQPKAFGGYLPLEKVYAYEPLPADARGTNVERLMDGVQGNLWTEEIPTPEHAEYMLYPRLLAIAEVGWSRHRTSYANFRERTLTALDRLKAAGYHHFDLRKEIGSRKEALHPCAHAGVGKAVTYTRAYAKKYAGAGDSTLTDGQRADWNFKDRRWQGFVGETGMDVTVDMGRTVDLHELSVDFMQSLGVDIVFPADVELSVSLDGKNFTLIDRLSTPRNAHREFFIEPYTWKGSAQARYVRLKAWQPKDGGWIFTDEIRVN from the coding sequence ATGAAGAAAACGCTAACACTTCTCCTCCTATCTGTCGTGCTGGTCCTTCCGTTGGCTCTGCACGCACAGACCATCATTCCTCAACCCGACAGCATCAGTCGCTCTTCCGGCTTTTTCGTACTCAGCAAAGACACGCGCATCTACACCAATCTCACGGGCAAAGAGGCCCAACAGCTGCGCAACTATGTGACCGAGACCATGCAACTGCACCGATTCGGTCCGCTCAAAGCCGGAAAATCGACTGTCAAAAACTCCATTCACCTGCTGGTGATACGGATAAAAGATCTCTCCGTAACCCAAGAGCAGAGCTACACGCTCAACATTACGCCGAACAAAATCACCGTCATCGCCCGCACGCCTCAAGGTCTCTTCTACGCTTTGCAAACCATCCGGCAGCTGACGGCAGAGGGGCGGGTGGCTTGTGCCTCGGTGAAAGACGAGCCGCGGTTCAGGTATCGCGGGATGATGCTCGACTGCTCGCGCCACTTTTTCCCCGTCAGCTTCATCAAAAAACAGCTGGATGCCATGGCTTATTTCAAACTCAACCGCTTTCATTGGCATCTGACCGATGGTGGCGGCTGGCGTTTGGAAATCAAAAAATATCCCAAACTCATCGAGGAAACAGCCTTTCGCACGCAGAGCGACTGGACGAAATGGTGGCGAAACCGCGACCGCCGCTACTGTCACGCTACCGATTCGGGGGCTTATGGCGGATATTACACGCAGCAAGAGGTGCGCGACATCGTGCGATATGCGGCCGAACGCCACATCACCGTTATCCCCGAAATCGAGATGCCGGGACATAGCAACGAGGTTTTCGTTGCTTATCCTGAGTTGTGTTGCACGGGAAAGCCTTACAGCGGGCCCGACTTTTGTGCCGGAAACGACAGTGTCTTCGCCTTTCTCGAGGGTGTTCTCACCGAGGTGATGCAGCTTTTCCCCTCCGAATACATCCACATCGGTGGCGATGAGGCCTGGCAAGAGGCTTGGAAAACGTGCCCCAAATGCCAGGAACGCATGCAGAAGATGGGCTTGAAGAATACCAACGAGCTGCAAGCCGACTTTGTGATGAGAATCGAACGCTTCCTCAATGCGCACGGAAAGAAACTTCTGGGCTGGGATGAAATTATGGAAGGACGGCTCGCTCCGAATGCTGCGGTGATGTCGTGGCGAGGAGAAGAGGCCGGACTTTCTGCGGCTCGCGACGGTCATCATGTGGTGATGACTCCTACAACCTACTGCTATCTCGATTATTATCAAGATGTTCCTTTCTCGCAACCCAAGGCTTTCGGCGGCTATCTGCCCCTCGAAAAGGTGTATGCTTATGAGCCGTTGCCGGCAGATGCTCGCGGAACGAATGTGGAAAGATTGATGGACGGTGTGCAGGGGAACCTTTGGACGGAGGAGATTCCTACGCCCGAGCATGCCGAGTACATGCTTTATCCGCGTCTGTTGGCTATTGCCGAGGTGGGCTGGAGCCGCCATCGCACGTCGTATGCCAACTTTCGAGAACGCACTTTGACGGCTCTCGACCGTCTGAAAGCGGCGGGATATCATCACTTCGACCTGCGAAAAGAAATCGGAAGTCGAAAGGAGGCTCTGCATCCGTGTGCTCATGCGGGCGTGGGAAAGGCGGTGACATACACTCGTGCCTATGCTAAAAAGTATGCAGGGGCGGGAGACAGTACGCTCACCGACGGTCAACGGGCCGACTGGAACTTTAAAGACCGACGCTGGCAGGGCTTTGTCGGCGAGACGGGAATGGACGTTACCGTAGACATGGGGCGAACAGTCGACTTGCACGAGCTTTCCGTCGACTTTATGCAATCGCTGGGCGTAGACATCGTTTTCCCCGCAGATGTCGAGTTGTCGGTCTCTCTCGATGGCAAAAACTTCACCCTGATCGACCGTCTTTCTACGCCACGCAACGCTCATCGCGAGTTTTTCATCGAGCCTTACACCTGGAAGGGTTCTGCACAAGCACGCTATGTGCGCCTCAAAGCTTGGCAGCCCAAAGACGGCGGTTGGATTTTTACGGATGAAATCAGGGTGAATTGA
- a CDS encoding MFS transporter, translating to MTSIKSNPITWVPSVYFAMGLPFVVLNMVSVLMFKGMGISDGQITFWTSWIMMPWTLKFLWSPFLEMYKTKKFFVVLSQLITGVGFGLVGLALHLPHFFTLCIVLMAIIAFSGATHDIAADGVYMSELSKEDQARFIGWQGAFYNIAKIVASGGLVWLAGWLLKQNGGVPGASAEVMQRATVQAWMIVMMALGGILVLLSLYHSRMLPSGGVAVKKAESARETWQRLLEVLGDFFHKRHIIYYICFIILYRFAEGFVMKIVPLFLKAGRNIGGLGLSEEEIGIYYGTFGAAAFVLGSILAGYYISHFGLKKTLFSLCCVFNLPFVAYTLLSFYQPENGLLIGGAITLEYFGYGFGFVGLTLFMMQQVAPGKHQMAHYAFASGIMNLGVMLPGSISGFISDALGYKYFFVFTLVATIPAFLITYFVPFTYSAPVKTESESGETVS from the coding sequence ATGACCTCAATCAAAAGCAATCCCATCACTTGGGTGCCCTCAGTCTACTTTGCCATGGGGCTTCCCTTTGTGGTGCTGAACATGGTTTCGGTACTGATGTTCAAGGGAATGGGCATCAGCGACGGACAAATCACCTTTTGGACGTCGTGGATTATGATGCCATGGACACTGAAATTCTTGTGGAGCCCGTTCTTAGAGATGTACAAAACGAAGAAGTTCTTTGTCGTTCTCTCACAGTTAATCACGGGTGTGGGCTTCGGTTTGGTAGGTTTGGCTCTGCATTTGCCCCACTTCTTCACCCTTTGCATTGTGCTCATGGCCATCATTGCCTTTAGCGGTGCTACCCATGACATTGCTGCCGATGGCGTATATATGTCGGAACTGAGCAAGGAAGACCAAGCTCGGTTCATCGGTTGGCAAGGGGCTTTCTACAATATTGCCAAGATTGTGGCCTCGGGAGGACTGGTTTGGTTGGCCGGTTGGCTGCTCAAACAGAATGGAGGAGTGCCCGGTGCGTCGGCGGAAGTTATGCAACGGGCCACCGTTCAAGCCTGGATGATCGTGATGATGGCCCTTGGCGGCATTTTGGTTTTACTCAGTTTGTATCACAGTAGAATGCTTCCCTCAGGCGGAGTAGCCGTAAAAAAAGCCGAGAGTGCTCGCGAAACATGGCAGCGTTTGTTAGAGGTTTTGGGCGACTTCTTCCACAAACGACACATTATCTATTATATATGTTTCATCATTCTCTATCGTTTTGCAGAAGGGTTTGTGATGAAAATCGTTCCGCTTTTCCTCAAAGCCGGTCGTAACATCGGCGGTTTGGGACTTAGCGAAGAAGAAATCGGAATTTATTATGGTACGTTCGGGGCAGCAGCCTTTGTCTTAGGATCGATTCTTGCGGGCTATTACATCTCGCATTTCGGACTGAAAAAGACGCTTTTCTCGCTCTGTTGCGTGTTCAATTTGCCCTTTGTGGCCTATACCTTACTCTCTTTCTATCAGCCGGAAAACGGTCTTCTCATCGGTGGAGCCATCACGTTGGAATACTTCGGTTATGGCTTTGGCTTCGTAGGTCTTACCCTTTTCATGATGCAACAAGTGGCTCCCGGCAAGCATCAGATGGCCCATTACGCCTTCGCATCGGGCATTATGAATCTCGGAGTGATGCTTCCGGGCAGCATCAGCGGCTTTATCAGCGATGCATTGGGTTACAAATACTTCTTTGTCTTTACGCTGGTGGCCACCATTCCGGCCTTCCTTATCACCTATTTCGTGCCGTTTACTTATTCCGCCCCTGTGAAAACGGAAAGCGAATCAGGAGAAACTGTCTCGTGA
- a CDS encoding sialidase family protein → MRRLLIILFTVFTLASQARDTLFVQQPQWPILIERHDNVLLLMRIDAQESRKLERFSINLDGVSLSEIKSVKLYYGGTDARQDYPHRRMAPVDYITNFTPGKTLSAIPSYSVLKDQVQPQRNTVRLTANQSLFPGYNFFWVSIEMQSHAALHTTLTARLQEAVADGRALPIQSVGPEKVLRRMGIGVRHAGDDGVAAYRIPGLVTTRRGTLLGVYDVRHNNSVDLQEHIDVGLSRSTDGGKTWEKMRLPLSFGERGGLPKAQNGVGDPSILVDTKTNTVWIVAAWTHGMGNQRAWWSSQSGMDSTRTAQLVMTKSTDDGQTWTAPINITPQVKRPEWHFLLQGPGRGITMNDGTLVFPIQFLGKDREPSAGIMYSKDRGQTWHISRPARSNTTEAQVAEVSPGVLMLNMRDNRGGSRAVSTTRDLGATWVEHPSNRSALIEPVCMASLISVPAKDNVLGRNLLLFSNPNTTKDRHHITLKMSLDGGNTWLPEHQLLLDEGTSWGYSCLTMIDRETIGILYESSVAQMTFQRIPLKALLSR, encoded by the coding sequence ATGCGACGATTATTGATCATCCTTTTCACCGTGTTTACCTTGGCCTCTCAGGCCCGCGACACGCTTTTCGTACAACAACCGCAATGGCCTATCCTCATCGAACGGCACGATAACGTTCTGCTTCTCATGCGTATCGATGCGCAGGAAAGCCGAAAATTGGAGCGATTCAGCATCAACCTGGATGGCGTTTCACTCTCCGAGATCAAGTCGGTCAAGCTGTATTACGGCGGAACGGATGCCCGACAAGACTATCCGCACCGGCGAATGGCACCTGTAGACTATATCACCAACTTTACGCCCGGCAAGACGCTATCGGCCATTCCTTCCTATTCTGTGCTCAAAGATCAGGTGCAGCCGCAGCGGAACACCGTGAGGCTGACCGCTAACCAGTCTCTTTTTCCCGGCTATAACTTCTTTTGGGTGAGCATCGAGATGCAGTCTCACGCGGCGCTTCACACCACGCTCACAGCTCGTCTTCAAGAGGCGGTGGCCGACGGACGAGCGTTGCCCATCCAATCGGTAGGCCCTGAGAAAGTGTTACGCCGCATGGGCATCGGCGTTCGGCATGCGGGCGACGACGGTGTGGCGGCTTATCGCATTCCGGGTTTGGTCACTACCCGTCGCGGAACCTTGCTCGGCGTCTACGATGTGCGACACAACAATAGCGTCGACCTGCAAGAACACATCGACGTGGGCCTGAGTCGAAGTACCGACGGCGGAAAAACGTGGGAGAAAATGCGGCTACCGCTCTCGTTCGGAGAGAGAGGTGGACTGCCGAAAGCACAGAATGGCGTGGGCGACCCCTCGATTCTCGTCGACACAAAGACCAACACCGTGTGGATTGTAGCTGCTTGGACGCACGGCATGGGCAATCAACGGGCGTGGTGGAGCTCGCAGTCGGGTATGGATTCTACCCGCACAGCACAGCTCGTCATGACCAAAAGCACCGACGACGGACAAACTTGGACCGCCCCGATCAACATCACACCGCAGGTGAAACGGCCCGAATGGCATTTTCTGCTCCAAGGGCCTGGTCGCGGCATCACGATGAACGACGGCACATTAGTGTTCCCCATCCAATTCCTTGGCAAAGATCGCGAGCCCTCGGCAGGCATTATGTACAGTAAAGACCGCGGTCAGACGTGGCACATCAGTCGTCCTGCGCGCAGCAATACCACAGAGGCGCAAGTGGCCGAGGTGAGCCCTGGCGTGCTGATGCTCAACATGAGAGACAATCGAGGGGGAAGTCGTGCCGTATCGACCACCCGAGATCTCGGGGCCACCTGGGTAGAACATCCCTCCAATCGTTCGGCCTTGATCGAGCCGGTTTGCATGGCCAGCCTCATCAGCGTTCCGGCTAAAGACAACGTTTTGGGACGTAACCTCCTGCTTTTCTCTAATCCCAACACCACGAAAGATCGTCATCACATCACCCTAAAGATGAGTCTCGACGGCGGAAACACCTGGCTTCCCGAGCATCAACTTCTGCTCGACGAGGGCACCAGCTGGGGATATTCCTGCCTGACGATGATCGACCGCGAGACCATCGGCATCCTTTACGAGAGTAGTGTGGCGCAAATGACCTTCCAACGCATCCCGCTCAAGGCGCTCTTATCCCGATAA
- a CDS encoding glycoside hydrolase family 130 protein gives MKQLKDIMPWEERPAGTTDVMWRYSKNPVIGRYHIPTSNSIFNSAVVPFEDGFAGVFRCDNKSVQMNIFAGFSKDGLHWDIQHEPISFEAGNTEMIESEYKYDPRVTWIEDRYWITWCNGYHGPTIGIAYTFDFKKFYQCENAFLPFNRNGVLFPEKINGKYAMLSRPSDNGHTPFGDIYLSYSPDMKYWGEHRCVMKVTPFPESAWQCTKIGAGSVPFLVDEGWLIFYHGVITTCNGFRYSMGAAILDKDHPEKVLYRTRPYLLAPAAPYELQGDVPNVVFPCAALQDGERVAVYYGAADTVVGMAFGYIKEIVDFVKNNSI, from the coding sequence ATGAAACAGCTAAAAGACATCATGCCCTGGGAAGAAAGACCTGCGGGAACGACAGACGTGATGTGGCGTTATTCTAAGAATCCGGTCATCGGACGCTACCACATCCCTACCTCAAACAGCATCTTCAACAGTGCCGTTGTGCCCTTTGAAGACGGTTTTGCCGGCGTATTCCGATGCGATAACAAGTCGGTTCAGATGAATATCTTTGCCGGATTCAGCAAAGATGGTCTTCACTGGGACATCCAACACGAACCCATTTCTTTTGAGGCCGGCAACACAGAGATGATCGAATCCGAGTATAAATACGACCCACGGGTAACGTGGATTGAGGATCGATACTGGATTACCTGGTGTAATGGCTATCACGGACCCACGATCGGCATTGCCTACACCTTCGATTTCAAAAAGTTCTACCAGTGCGAGAACGCCTTCCTGCCCTTTAATCGCAACGGTGTGCTCTTTCCTGAGAAGATCAACGGCAAATATGCAATGCTCAGTAGGCCCAGCGACAACGGGCATACACCCTTCGGCGACATCTATTTGAGTTACAGTCCCGACATGAAATACTGGGGAGAGCACCGTTGTGTGATGAAAGTGACACCCTTTCCGGAGAGTGCTTGGCAGTGCACAAAGATCGGAGCAGGTTCTGTTCCGTTCCTTGTTGACGAGGGTTGGCTCATCTTCTATCACGGTGTGATCACCACTTGCAACGGTTTTCGCTATTCGATGGGAGCGGCCATTCTCGATAAAGACCACCCCGAAAAGGTGCTTTATCGCACCCGTCCCTATCTTCTTGCTCCCGCAGCACCCTACGAACTGCAAGGAGATGTGCCCAATGTAGTGTTCCCTTGTGCCGCTTTGCAAGACGGAGAACGAGTGGCCGTATACTACGGAGCGGCAGATACCGTCGTAGGAATGGCCTTTGGCTACATCAAAGAAATTGTAGACTTTGTGAAGAACAACAGCATTTAA
- a CDS encoding beta-N-acetylhexosaminidase: MKKQLLTLALCAFMLSATAGNVDYNVIPMPQKIETMKGQPFILSSATPIVYEGTSPEMKQNAAFLADYVAQIIGIRLHQTAKKDKRQASIVLLIDPKIQGREAYRLTVSGKQITIAGNTSAGVFYGIQTLRKSLPIQTTESQISLPAVQITDAPRFGYRGMMLDCARHFFPIGFIKKYIDIMALHNMNVFHWHLTEDQGWRIEIKSLPRLAEVASKRSGTVVGHNSMIDDSIAYGGYYTQEEAREIVEYARQRNITVIPEIDMPGHMLAALAAYPELGCTGGPYEVGHKWGVYKDVLCLGNEKIYTFVQKVIDEICDIFPAKYFHIGGDETPTARWEVCPKCQQLAKEQNIDVKKLQQYFTNRIEKYVNRKGKSIIGWDEILEGDIHPSATIMSWRGVEPGQKAALQGHDVIMTPVSHAYFDYYQSKNTKNEPDAIGGFLPVVKVYEFEPTPPTFSPEAKNHILGVQANLWTEYIPFTTQAEYMVLPRMAALAEVQWTPAERKNFKEFVARSRRMSDLYDLYGYEYARHLWKDKWRPTNAVW, translated from the coding sequence ATGAAAAAACAACTATTGACCCTTGCCTTATGCGCTTTCATGCTAAGTGCTACTGCCGGAAACGTGGATTACAACGTGATTCCGATGCCTCAAAAGATAGAAACGATGAAGGGACAACCCTTTATTCTCTCGTCAGCAACGCCGATTGTCTACGAAGGAACAAGCCCGGAGATGAAGCAAAACGCAGCGTTTCTGGCCGACTACGTAGCCCAGATAATCGGTATACGCCTTCATCAGACCGCTAAAAAAGACAAAAGGCAAGCCTCCATCGTGCTTTTGATCGACCCGAAGATACAAGGTCGGGAAGCCTATCGCCTGACAGTGAGCGGCAAACAGATCACGATTGCCGGCAATACCTCGGCGGGCGTATTCTACGGCATACAGACGCTGCGCAAATCGCTGCCCATACAAACCACGGAAAGCCAGATTTCATTGCCGGCCGTTCAGATAACAGATGCCCCGCGCTTTGGTTATAGAGGCATGATGCTCGACTGTGCGCGCCATTTCTTCCCCATCGGTTTCATCAAGAAGTATATCGACATCATGGCCCTGCACAATATGAATGTCTTCCATTGGCATCTCACCGAAGATCAGGGTTGGAGAATCGAGATAAAAAGTCTGCCCCGACTGGCCGAAGTGGCATCGAAGAGAAGCGGAACCGTCGTCGGACACAACTCTATGATCGACGACAGCATCGCCTATGGCGGTTATTACACGCAGGAAGAAGCCCGCGAGATTGTCGAATATGCCCGTCAGCGCAATATCACCGTTATCCCAGAGATAGACATGCCCGGGCATATGCTCGCAGCTTTGGCCGCCTATCCCGAACTGGGATGCACCGGAGGACCTTATGAAGTGGGCCATAAATGGGGCGTATACAAGGACGTGCTCTGTCTGGGCAATGAGAAAATCTACACCTTTGTGCAGAAAGTCATCGACGAAATCTGCGATATTTTCCCCGCTAAATACTTCCATATCGGCGGCGACGAGACGCCAACGGCACGTTGGGAGGTATGTCCTAAGTGTCAGCAACTGGCCAAAGAGCAGAACATCGACGTCAAAAAGCTGCAACAATACTTCACGAATCGTATCGAGAAATACGTCAACCGCAAAGGAAAGAGCATCATCGGTTGGGACGAAATCCTGGAAGGAGACATCCATCCGAGTGCTACGATTATGAGTTGGCGTGGTGTCGAGCCGGGTCAAAAGGCCGCTTTGCAGGGGCACGACGTGATCATGACACCCGTCTCGCATGCTTACTTCGACTATTATCAAAGCAAAAACACTAAAAACGAACCCGATGCCATCGGCGGTTTTCTGCCCGTTGTCAAGGTATATGAGTTCGAACCCACGCCGCCGACGTTTTCTCCCGAGGCCAAGAATCACATTCTGGGCGTTCAGGCCAACCTTTGGACAGAGTATATCCCCTTCACCACGCAAGCAGAATACATGGTTCTGCCCCGCATGGCTGCCCTGGCCGAGGTGCAATGGACACCGGCAGAGCGCAAAAACTTTAAAGAATTTGTGGCTCGTTCTCGCCGTATGAGCGATCTTTACGACCTCTATGGCTACGAATATGCCCGCCATTTGTGGAAAGACAAATGGCGTCCCACCAACGCCGTGTGGTAA